One region of Flavobacterium sp. GSB-24 genomic DNA includes:
- a CDS encoding UDP-glucose 6-dehydrogenase, with amino-acid sequence MKIKNICCLGAGYVGGPTMSVIALKCPEIKVTVVDLNKSRIAAWNDENLDNLPVYEPGLADVVREARGRNLFFSTEVDSAIEAADMIFIAVNTPTKNYGEGKGMAADLKFVELCARQIARIAKNDKIIVEKSTLPVRTAETLQTILDHTGNGFKFEVLSNPEFLAEGTAINDLLNADRVLIGGNQTESGQKAIQSLVDIYAHWLSPEQILTTNVWSSELSKLTANAFLAQRISSINALSALCEVTEADVDEVASAIGTDSRIGSKFLKASVGFGGSCFQKDILNLVYLCRYFNLPEVANYWEQIIILNDYQKYRFAKKIITSLFNTVSGKKITFLGWAFKKDTNDTRESAAIYVAEHLIEDGAEIHVYDPKVSEAKVKDDMRYLWELKGLTEQKIDLKLKQIFVYQSPIEALHQAHAVAVLTEWDEFKTYDWNLIYINMYKPAFVFDGRNILDTEKLAAIGFQIKGIGKG; translated from the coding sequence ATGAAAATCAAAAATATTTGCTGCTTAGGTGCTGGTTATGTAGGTGGTCCTACAATGTCTGTTATTGCATTGAAATGTCCAGAAATTAAAGTAACTGTTGTCGATTTAAATAAAAGCCGTATTGCGGCATGGAATGATGAAAATTTAGACAATCTTCCTGTGTATGAACCTGGACTTGCAGATGTTGTTCGTGAAGCGAGAGGACGTAATTTGTTTTTTTCTACAGAAGTAGACAGTGCCATCGAAGCTGCCGATATGATTTTTATAGCTGTAAACACACCAACAAAAAATTATGGAGAAGGCAAAGGAATGGCAGCTGACTTAAAATTTGTTGAGTTATGCGCCAGACAAATAGCCAGAATAGCGAAGAACGATAAAATTATAGTCGAAAAATCGACACTTCCGGTTAGAACAGCAGAGACTTTGCAGACTATTCTAGATCATACTGGAAACGGATTTAAATTTGAAGTTCTTTCTAATCCTGAATTTTTGGCAGAAGGAACAGCAATCAATGATTTATTAAATGCCGACCGTGTTTTAATTGGAGGAAACCAAACAGAAAGCGGTCAAAAAGCTATTCAATCTTTAGTCGATATTTATGCACATTGGTTGTCTCCAGAACAGATTTTAACTACGAATGTTTGGTCTTCAGAATTATCAAAATTAACGGCCAATGCATTTTTAGCACAGAGAATTTCTTCTATTAATGCCTTGTCCGCTTTATGCGAAGTTACAGAAGCAGATGTTGATGAGGTTGCATCTGCAATTGGAACTGACAGTAGAATTGGTTCTAAATTTCTTAAAGCTTCCGTAGGTTTTGGAGGATCTTGTTTTCAAAAAGATATTTTAAACTTAGTCTATTTGTGCCGCTATTTTAATTTGCCAGAAGTAGCCAATTATTGGGAGCAGATAATTATCCTAAATGATTACCAAAAATATCGTTTTGCAAAAAAAATTATCACCTCTCTTTTTAATACGGTCAGCGGTAAAAAAATAACATTTTTGGGATGGGCATTTAAAAAAGATACCAATGACACCCGTGAGTCGGCGGCGATCTATGTAGCGGAACATCTTATTGAAGATGGAGCAGAAATTCATGTGTATGATCCTAAAGTTTCTGAAGCAAAAGTCAAAGACGATATGCGCTATTTATGGGAATTAAAAGGACTCACAGAACAAAAAATCGATTTAAAACTCAAACAGATTTTTGTTTACCAATCACCAATTGAAGCGCTCCATCAGGCGCACGCAGTTGCTGTTTTAACTGAGTGGGATGAATTTAAAACCTACGATTGGAATTTGATTTACATCAATATGTACAAACCTGCTTTTGTATTTGACGGGCGTAACATTTTAGATACAGAAAAATTAGCCGCAATTGGTTTTCAGATTAAAGGAATTGGGAAAGGTTAA
- a CDS encoding polysaccharide biosynthesis protein: protein MIKLKQHPKYDTVINWGKLISITGSAQILIQALGFASGILIIRLLSVQEYAFYTLANTMLGTMTVLADGGIITGVMAQGGKVWENKEKMGAVLATGLDLRKKFAVASLLVSVPILFYLLLHNGASWIAAIFIVIALIPAFYAALSDSLLEIIPKLNQTILPLQKNQVGVGIVRLILSALTMFIFPFSFVAILAAGIPRIWGNIGLRKIVYSMAAKDQQPDVQVKKEILSLVKRILPTSIYYCLSGQITIWLISVFGNTTSLAQLGALGRLSVMLTIFNVIIATLIVPRFAKLATKKYLLLTRFFQIMGFLAVLLSLIVLAVYLFPAPILWLLGDAYEGLSFELLLSIISSCIGLFSGIVFNLYSSRGWAMSPIAVILINLIAIIGFASLLDLSNLRGVLYFNIALGLVSVVQTVLFCLYHILLLKNQEYEDVS, encoded by the coding sequence TTGATAAAGCTCAAACAACACCCTAAGTATGATACTGTTATCAATTGGGGCAAATTAATTTCAATTACAGGAAGTGCGCAAATTCTGATACAGGCTTTAGGATTTGCTTCTGGAATTTTAATAATTCGATTGTTGTCTGTTCAGGAATATGCTTTTTATACTTTGGCCAATACCATGCTCGGGACAATGACTGTTCTTGCTGATGGAGGAATAATTACCGGAGTAATGGCACAGGGCGGAAAAGTGTGGGAGAATAAAGAAAAAATGGGTGCCGTTTTGGCAACAGGTTTAGATTTAAGGAAAAAATTTGCAGTAGCAAGCTTATTAGTTTCCGTACCAATCTTATTTTATTTATTACTGCACAATGGAGCCAGCTGGATTGCAGCAATTTTCATTGTAATAGCTTTGATTCCTGCTTTTTATGCAGCTTTGTCCGACTCGTTATTAGAAATTATTCCGAAATTGAATCAGACAATTTTGCCTTTGCAGAAAAATCAAGTCGGCGTGGGAATTGTGAGGTTAATACTTTCGGCATTAACCATGTTTATTTTTCCATTTTCTTTTGTAGCCATTTTGGCGGCAGGAATACCTAGAATCTGGGGAAATATTGGTTTACGAAAAATAGTGTACAGCATGGCAGCTAAAGATCAACAGCCAGATGTCCAAGTAAAAAAGGAAATATTAAGCTTAGTCAAACGCATTTTACCAACCTCAATTTATTATTGTCTTTCGGGTCAGATTACAATTTGGCTGATTTCAGTTTTTGGTAACACAACTTCATTGGCACAATTGGGAGCCTTAGGCAGATTGAGCGTAATGCTAACAATTTTTAATGTAATTATTGCAACATTAATAGTGCCGCGATTTGCCAAATTGGCGACTAAAAAATACCTTTTATTGACACGCTTTTTTCAAATAATGGGATTTTTGGCGGTTTTACTAAGTTTAATTGTGCTGGCAGTTTATTTATTTCCCGCTCCAATTTTATGGCTTCTAGGAGATGCTTATGAAGGATTATCGTTTGAATTATTATTAAGCATCATCAGCAGCTGTATTGGATTATTCAGCGGAATCGTTTTTAATTTATATAGTTCACGAGGCTGGGCGATGTCGCCAATAGCGGTAATTTTAATCAATTTAATTGCCATTATTGGTTTTGCAAGTCTGCTGGATTTGAGCAATTTGAGAGGAGTTTTATATTTTAATATAGCTTTAGGATTAGTATCCGTTGTCCAAACTGTTCTGTTTTGTTTGTATCATATTCTTCTACTAAAAAATCAAGAATATGAAGATGTCTCATAA
- a CDS encoding capsular polysaccharide synthesis protein has product MIPKTIHICWFSGEEYTPFIKECIETWKIHLPEFNIRLWDKDSFDFDSIPFVKEALLAKKWAFAADYIRLYALYTEGGLYLDSDVRILKPFKEEWFDYGFFSAHEIHPGLFEEDGGMQRLNSSFLPKTAGKPIMGFAIQGAIFASVPKHPYIKDCLDQYKNLQLFADDGTIDLKKVIIGSVITPVAEKYGYTYQDKEQILKENMLILPSNILVGNSIYLDKESYAIHLINGSWRGKKGIEKFMHLVRNHYPRIFPVVNFIDKGFKKTSRTSKHIKKVSYNTIKTLIKIVS; this is encoded by the coding sequence ATGATTCCAAAAACAATTCATATATGCTGGTTTAGCGGAGAAGAATATACTCCATTTATAAAAGAATGTATTGAAACTTGGAAAATTCATTTGCCAGAATTTAATATCCGTTTGTGGGACAAGGATAGTTTTGATTTTGATTCGATACCTTTTGTAAAAGAGGCATTGCTGGCCAAAAAATGGGCTTTCGCGGCAGATTACATTCGTCTATATGCCTTATATACTGAGGGCGGACTATATCTAGATTCAGATGTTCGAATACTTAAACCCTTTAAAGAAGAATGGTTTGATTATGGGTTTTTTAGTGCCCATGAAATACATCCTGGATTGTTTGAAGAAGATGGGGGAATGCAGCGTTTAAATTCTTCCTTCCTGCCTAAAACTGCTGGAAAACCAATAATGGGTTTTGCTATTCAAGGTGCCATTTTTGCTTCAGTACCCAAACATCCTTACATTAAAGATTGTTTAGACCAATACAAGAATCTGCAATTATTTGCTGATGACGGAACCATCGATTTAAAAAAAGTAATAATAGGTTCTGTAATAACCCCAGTCGCCGAAAAATACGGATATACCTATCAAGACAAAGAACAAATCTTAAAAGAGAATATGCTCATTCTCCCATCCAATATATTAGTAGGAAACTCAATTTATTTAGATAAAGAATCGTACGCTATCCATCTAATTAATGGAAGCTGGAGAGGAAAAAAAGGAATTGAAAAATTTATGCATTTAGTGCGAAATCATTATCCTCGAATATTCCCAGTTGTCAACTTTATTGATAAAGGTTTTAAGAAAACTTCCCGTACCTCCAAACATATAAAAAAAGTATCCTACAACACCATCAAGACATTGATCAAGATCGTTTCCTGA